A genome region from Trachemys scripta elegans isolate TJP31775 chromosome 2, CAS_Tse_1.0, whole genome shotgun sequence includes the following:
- the ZHX1 gene encoding zinc fingers and homeoboxes protein 1, whose protein sequence is MASKRKSTTPCMVLASEQDPDLEMISDLDEGPPLLTPAENATAESISSDEDVQEYMDSDNQQNKKVEGGYECKYCTFQTPDLNMFTFHVDSEHPNVVLNSSYVCVECNFLTKRYDALSEHNLKYHPGEENFKLTMVKRNNQTIFEQTVNDLTFDGSFVKEENAEQSNISEIPSSGISISKTPIMKMKNKTETKRIAVFHNVAEDIPGEEKETENEPDCEEVVETPQSAVSESKMNNPAACSAADTTSTVMTPAPVIQPGVAQVITTVTAPQNSNLIPKVLIPVNSIPTYNTSLDNNPLLLNTYKKFPYPTMSEITVLSAQAKYTEEQIKIWFSAQRLKHGVSWTPEEVEEARRKQFNGTVHTVPQTITVIPAHISAAGNGLPSILQTCQIVGQPGLVLTQVAGTNTLPVTAPIALTVAGVPNQTQLQKSQIHTTQPVAETKQVAAIPAPQLIKHETTLVNPDSFGIRAKKTKEQLAELKVSYLKNQFPHDSEIIRLMKITGLTKGEIKKWFSDTRYNQRNSKNNHGIHLNNDSSTTIIIDSSDETNESPTVVTPQHKQSWNAFPDFTPQKFKEKTAEQLHNLQASFLNNPVLTDEELNRLRAQTKLTRREINAWFTERKKTNALKEEEAELKESNASGSKDEAGETSQGEGSVWLRSGGSASKVGKKSPEQLHMLKSSFVRTQWPSPQEYDKLAEETGLPRSDIVSWFGDTRYAWKNGGLKWYYYYQGSSGNCMNGQAFVRRRGRGRPKGRGRGRPRGRPRGSKRINNWDRGSSVIKFKTGTAILKDYYMKHKFLNEQDLDELVARSHMGYEQVREWFAERQRRSELGIELFEENEDEEEMLDDQEEEEETDDSDTWEPPRHVKRKLSKSD, encoded by the coding sequence ATGGCAAGTAAACGAAAATCAACTACCCCATGCATGGTCCTAGCAAGCGAGCAGGATCCAGACTTAGAAATGATATCAGATTTGGATGAAGGACCTCCTCtacttacaccagcagagaatgcTACAGCTGAGAGTATATCAAGTGATGAAGACGTTCAAGAATATATGGATTCAGACAAtcagcaaaataaaaaagttgaAGGTGGCTATGAATGTAAATACTGTACATTTCAGACACCAGATCTAAATATGTTTACTTTTCATGTTGATTCAGAACACCCTAATGTAGTATTAAATTCATCCTATGTCTGCGTGGAATGCAATTTTCTTACCAAAAGGTATGATGCTCTTTCTGAGCACAATCTGAAGTACCACCCCGGAGAAGAGAATTTTAAACTGACCATGGTGAAACGTAATAATCAGACAATCTTTGAGCAAACAGTGAACGATCTCACTTTTGATGGGAGTTTTGTGAAAGAGGAGAATGCTGAGCAATCCAACATCTCAGAGATCCCCTCATCAGGAATCTCAATTAGCAAAACCcctattatgaaaatgaaaaacaaaacggAGACTAAACGAATTGCTGTTTTCCACAATGTAGCTGAAGACATTCCTGGTgaagaaaaggaaactgaaaatgAGCCAGACTGTGAGGAAGTAGTTGAAACCCCACAATCGGCAGTTTCCGAGTCCAAAATGAACAATCCAGCTGCTTGCAGTGCAGCAGATACAACTAGCACCGTAATGACTCCAGCGCCAGTGATTCAACCTGGGGTGGCACAGGTAATAACTACTGTCACAGCTCCACAGAACTCTAACTTGATTCCAAAAGTCTTAATACCTGTAAACAGCATTCCAACCTACAACACTTCTTTGGATAACAATCCTCTTCTGCTCAACACCTATAAAAAATTTCCCTATCCAACTATGTCAGAAATCACCGTTCTCTCTGCTCAAGCTAAATATACTGAGGAACAGATTAAAATATGGTTTTCTGCCCAACGTCTGAAACATGGTGTGAGCTGGACCCCAGAGGAAGTGGAAGAAGCGAGGAGGAAGCAATTTAATGGCACTGTGCATACTGTACCACAGACAATTACGGTTATTCCAGCACACATTTCAGCAGCTGGCAATGGTTTGCCATCCATCTTGCAGACATGCCAAATAGTTGGTCAACCAGGTCTTGTCCTCACTCAAGTCGCAGGTACAAACACTTTGCCAGTAACAGCCCCTATAGCTCTGACAGTAGCGGGAGTCCCAAATCAGACACAGTTACAGAAGAGCCAGATCCATACCACCCAGCCTGTTGCAGAAACCAAGCAAGTAGCTGCCATTCCAGCCCCTCAGCTTATCAAACACGAAACCACATTAGTAAATCCGGATTCATTCGGCATCCGTGCAAAGAAGACGAAAGAACAGTTGGCAGAATTAAAAGTCAGCTACCTTAAAAATCAGTTTCCTCATGATTCAGAGATTATTAGGCTCATGAAAATAACGGGCCTGACCAAAGGAGAAATCAAAAAGTGGTTCAGTGATACACGATACAACCAGAGAAACTCAAAAAATAATCATGGCATTCATCTCAACAACGATTCTTCCACCACCATTATTATTGATTCAAGTGATGAAACAAATGAGTCCCCAACGGTAGTCACGCCACAGCATAAGCAGTCGTGGAATGCTTTCCCTGATTTCACCCCACAGAAATTCAAAGAAAAGACTGCTGAACAGTTGCACAACCTCCAAGCAAGTTTTCTCAATAACCCTGTCCTGACAGACGAAGAACTGAATAGGTTAAGGGCACAGACTAAACTGACCAGAAGAGAGATCAATGCCTGGTttacagagagaaagaaaacaaatgctttaAAGGAAGAAGAAGCTGAGTTAAAAGAGAGCAATGCAAGCGGCTCAAAAGATGAGGCTGGAGAAACTTCTCAGGGAGAGGGATCTGTATGGCTAAGATCAGGGGGTTCTGCAAGCAAGGTGGGTAAAAAGTCACCAGAGCAGTTACATATGCTTAAAAGTTCATTTGTCCGTACTCAGTGGCCATCCCCACAAGAATACGACAAACTGGCAGAAGAAACTGGCCTTCCGAGATCGGACATTGTTAGCTGGTTTGGAGATACTCGCTATGCCTGGAAAAATGGTGGTTTGAAATGGTACTATTACTACCAGGGTTCCAGTGGGAATTGTATGAATGGTCAAGCCTTTGTcagaaggagggggagagggagaccgaaaggaaggggaagaggaaggccTCGTGGGCGGCCTCGGGGAAGCAAAAGGATAAACAACTGGGACAGAGGATCCTCCGTCATCAAATTCAAAACTGGAACAGCAATCCTTAAGGATTATTATATGAAGCACAAATTCCTCAATGAGCAAGACCTTGATGAACTTGTAGCCAGATCTCACATGGGATATGAGCAGGTCAGAGAGTGGTTTGCAGAAAGGCAAAGAAGATCAGAACTAGGCATAGAGCTGTTTGAGGAGAATGAGGATGAAGAAGAAATGCTGGATgatcaggaagaggaggaagaaacgGATGATAGTGACACTTGGGAACCCCCCCGACATGTTAAGCGTAAACTCTCGAAATCAGATTGA